From a single Rutidosis leptorrhynchoides isolate AG116_Rl617_1_P2 chromosome 5, CSIRO_AGI_Rlap_v1, whole genome shotgun sequence genomic region:
- the LOC139848235 gene encoding putative pentatricopeptide repeat-containing protein At3g15130 gives MSSFMMNERQRLAQLLRVCSKNLNLEQGLQVHTVSLKIGYAFDTMINNDLIDMYGKCGKIEMACKVFDKMLQRNVVSWTSLMCGYLNMGFARNSLLLLCRMGSSMMKPNEFTFSTNFKACGLVGVVENGMQIHGWCCKTGFEWFHVVGNSMIDMYSKCGRIDVAAKVFDIMPERSLITWNAMIAGYAAGHNGSKSLILFKEMQVQGKVPDEFTFTSMLKACAGIGELRAGKEIHGFIISNGSPLSQETILSGSLVDLYAKCGCLCDAQKVFDRVERKSVISWTTLVVGYAQDGNLSKAMESYRALRKSDIPVDGLVLSSVMAVFADFALVEQGKQMHAYSTKVPYGLDISVANSVMDMYLKCGLIEDADNLFREMHKKNVISWTIMITGYGKHGLGKEAVQIFENMQMDNIAPDGVTYLAVLSSCSHSGLLDESQKYFSRLCNDPVIKPNVEHYACMVDLYGRSGRLKEARDLIRNMPVKANSGILQTLLSACKVHGDLEMGREVGKILLKMDDVSPVNYVMMSSIYADAGFWKESERVRNKVKVKGLKKVGGQSWVEIDKAIHFFYNGDERHPLTPRIHKKLKEIEKRLKEEVHYASEVRFSLHDVEEESREESLRVHSEKLAIGLVLVHDDGVENDEKRCIRIFKNLRVCGDCHEFIKGLSKILKKVFLVRDANRFHKFEDGVCSCGDYW, from the coding sequence ATGAGTTCTTTCATGATGAATGAGAGGCAAAGGTTGGCTCAGCTCTTGAGGGTTTGCTCAAAGAATTTAAATTTAGAACAGGGATTGCAGGTCCATACTGTATCATTGAAAATCGGTTATGCGTTTGATACGATGATCAACAATGACCTCATAGATATGTACGGTAAATGTGGCAAGATTGAAATGGCATGTAAGGTGTTCGATAAAATGCTTCAAAGAAATGTTGTTTCTTGGACATCTCTTATGTGTGGGTACTTAAATATGGGCTTCGCCCGGAACTCGTTATTACTATTATGTCGAATGGGGAGTTCGATGATGAAACCAAATGAGTTCACTTTTTCTACTAACTTTAAAGCTTGTGGTTTGGTTGGTGTTGTTGAGAATGGTATGCAAATTCATGGGTGGTGTTGTAAAACAGGCTTTGAATGGTTTCATGTGGTCGGTAATTCGATGATTGATATGTATTCAAAATGTGGAAGGATTGATGTAGCGGCGAAAGTGTTTGATATAATGCCTGAGAGAAGTTTGATCACTTGGAACGCGATGATAGCAGGATATGCAGCTGGACATAATGGTAGTAAATCGTTGATATTGTTCAAGGAAATGCAGGTACAAGGAAAAGTACCCGATGAGTTTACTTTTACTAGCATGTTAAAAGCTTGTGCTGGTATCGGGGAACTGCGGGCCGGGAAGGAAATTCACGGGTTTATTATTTCTAACGGTTCCCCGTTGTCACAAGAAACTATACTTTCTGGATCACTTGTTGATTTGTATGCAAAATGTGGGTGTTTATGTGATGCGCAAAAAGTGTTTGATCGAGTTGAAAGGAAGAGTGTGATATCTTGGACGACGTTAGTTGTAGGCTATGCTCAAGATGGAAATTTATCGAAGGCTATGGAGTCATATAGGGCTCTTAGAAAGAGCGATATTCCGGTTGATGGGCTTGTTCTCTCGAGTGTGATGGCGGTGTTTGCAGATTTTGCACTTGTTGAACAAGGAAAGCAGATGCACGCTTACTCGACTAAAGTCCCGTATGGTCTAGACATTTCGGTGGCAAATTCGGTCATGGATATGTATCTCAAGTGTGGTTTAATAGAGGATGCTGATAATTTGTTTCGCGAAATGCATAAAAAGAATGTGATATCTTGGACAATCATGATAACCGGTTATGGCAAACATGGGTTGGGAAAAGAAGCAGTACAAATCTTTGAGAACATGCAGATGGACAATATTGCCCCTGATGGGGTGACTTATTTGGCTGTATTATCGTCTTGTAGCCACTCAGGGCTACTCGATGAGAGTCAAAAGTACTTTTCTAGATTATGTAATGACCCTGTAATTAAGCCGAATGTGGAACATTATGCATGTATGGTTGATCTTTATGGTAGATCTGGGCGTTTAAAAGAAGCTCGAGATCTTATTAGGAACATGCCCGTTAAGGCGAATTCAGGGATCTTGCAGACATTGCTTAGTGCTTGCAAAGTACATGGCGATTTGGAAATGGGTCGTGAAGTTGgaaaaattttattaaaaatggatGATGTAAGCCCTGTAAACTATGTGATGATGTCGAGTATATACGCTGATGCTGGTTTTTGGAAAGAGAGTGAGCGTGTTAGAAATAAAGTCAAGGTCAAGGGGTTAAAGAAAGTAGGTGGTCAAAGTTGGGTAGAAATCGATAAAGCAATCCACTTTTTCTACAATGGAGACGAAAGACATCCATTAACACCAAGAATACACAAAAAGTTGAAGGAAATTGAGAAACGGTTGAAGGAGGAGGTGCATTACGCTTCCGAAGTTAGGTTTTCATTGCACGACGTAGAGGAGGAATCGAGGGAGGAGAGCTTGAGGGTTCACAGCGAGAAGTTGGCGATCGGGCTCGTGTTGGTTCATGATGATGGGGTCGAAAATGATGAAAAACGGTGCATTAGAATTTTCAAAAACTTGAGAGTTTGCGGGGATTGTCATGAGTTTATAAAGGGTTTATCTAAGATATTAAAGAAGGTATTTTTGGTTAGAGATGCTAATAGGTTTCATAAGTTTGAAGATGGTGTGTGTTCTTGTGGAGATTATTGGTGA
- the LOC139846594 gene encoding uncharacterized protein, whose amino-acid sequence MASLQTQYFYPHFPSPPSPTPTPPSLPYYASPPPPSTKPPPPHIIPPPSHFTPPPQHVVPLPPSHVVPPPPHVAPPPPHLAPPPPHIVPPPTPHVVPPPPPHVVPPPPPPSPGNHTTIIVVVFVSCGGVFFLAFMMAALWCFLKKKRKTVRKAENVHIDEHKKVTESIVQGPHGETVMLSVEDDIHIEEDIRKSEVENFRKGLHSDNYIAGLVDTTKSSSSSGQNHHGHIV is encoded by the coding sequence ATGGCTTCACTTCAAACTCAATACTTCTACCCTCATTTTCCTTCGCCACCATCTCCCACCCCAACACCGCCGTCTCTTCCTTATTATGCCTCCCCACCACCTCCTTCTactaaaccaccaccaccacatatCATCCCACCACCATCACATTTCACCCCACCACCACAACATGTCGTCCCACTACCACCATCACATGTCGTCCCACCACCACCACATGTAGCCCCACCGCCACCACATTTGGCCCCACCTCCACCACATATCGTCCCACCACCAACACCACATGTcgtcccaccaccaccaccacatgtCGTCCCACCACCGCCTCCACCTAGTCCAGGAAACCATACCACAATCATAGTGGTGGTATTTGTCTCATGTGGTGGTGTTTTCTTTTTGGCATTTATGATGGCGGCATTGTGGTGTTTCCTCAAGAAGAAAAGGAAGACAGTTCGAAAAGCTGAAAATGTGCATATTGATGAACACAAAAAGGTAACAGAGAGTATTGTACAAGGACCACATGGGGAAACTGTTATGCTTTCAGTCGAAGATGATATACATATTGAAGAAGATATTAGAAAGAGTGAAGTAGAAAATTTTCGAAAAGGCTTACATTCTGATAACTACATTGCTGGTCTGGtcgatacaacaaaatcatcatctagTTCTGGCCAGAATCATCATGGCCACATTGTTTAA